The following are encoded in a window of Ignavibacteriales bacterium genomic DNA:
- a CDS encoding methyl-accepting chemotaxis protein, with protein sequence MKNLFKKSLQVRLLGIFLIPFLLIFLFFLFFFLSKSTSAEYEASIQNMHLFSDTVFIEIFLILFLLSIGWVVILVRLFIQEIKDVQTSIENADLDTQFNTSRGDEIGRLQDSFDRFVSTLRDALLQVSESATSVASASTEISSSTEEMAAGSTEQTTQSEEIAAAVEQMAKSIAVNSENASEAAQTAKQAKTAAEQGGKLVANTVVEMKQIANVVRDAATTIQNLGKSSDQIGEIIEVIEHIADQTNLLALNAAIEAARAGEQGRGFAVVADEVRKLAEQTTKATKQIAGMIQHIQAESHGAVSSMANATSKVDEGIILADQAGASLKEIVEISQNVTQMVTEIAVANEEQSSTSEEISKNMEAIANVTQETSSGIHQIARAADDLQHLTEILQRCVGHFESRTNESIKGEFNSQKLLSKKSAGKLMSEDVLYSVDAKTREFTYLSPSFEKLLGYTMEDIQKMGGRQVFLSNVIENNQFNAQQDTFDSFKTQKKRAAPVWVAWWRCKDGRSVCLEDRSNPIYENGVLVGTQGVLRDITKRKLTEEVRVRKQKYNILEKF encoded by the coding sequence ATGAAAAATTTATTTAAAAAATCCCTGCAAGTTAGATTATTGGGTATTTTCCTGATCCCATTTCTTTTAATTTTTCTTTTTTTTCTTTTTTTCTTTCTCAGCAAGTCAACATCAGCCGAATATGAAGCATCGATTCAAAATATGCACTTATTTTCAGATACGGTCTTTATTGAAATTTTCTTAATATTATTTTTGCTAAGTATTGGCTGGGTTGTTATTCTTGTGCGCCTTTTTATACAAGAAATCAAAGATGTACAGACAAGCATTGAGAATGCAGATCTAGACACACAATTCAACACAAGCAGAGGAGACGAGATAGGTCGCCTTCAAGATTCCTTTGATCGATTTGTATCCACTTTGCGAGATGCACTCCTTCAGGTTTCCGAATCAGCGACATCAGTTGCTAGCGCAAGCACTGAAATTAGTTCGAGCACAGAAGAGATGGCGGCTGGTTCCACAGAGCAAACTACACAATCTGAGGAAATAGCAGCGGCTGTTGAACAAATGGCAAAGAGTATTGCTGTTAATTCAGAAAACGCATCAGAAGCAGCTCAGACTGCAAAGCAAGCCAAAACTGCGGCAGAACAGGGTGGTAAACTCGTTGCAAACACAGTTGTGGAGATGAAACAAATTGCAAATGTTGTTCGAGATGCCGCCACGACAATTCAAAATCTTGGAAAATCGAGTGATCAGATTGGAGAAATCATAGAAGTGATTGAACACATAGCTGATCAAACAAATCTTTTAGCTCTTAATGCTGCCATTGAGGCGGCAAGGGCAGGCGAACAGGGACGAGGATTTGCAGTGGTTGCTGATGAAGTGAGGAAATTGGCAGAGCAGACTACAAAAGCGACAAAACAAATTGCAGGAATGATTCAACACATCCAAGCAGAAAGCCACGGAGCTGTGAGTTCAATGGCGAATGCGACAAGTAAAGTGGATGAAGGAATTATATTAGCGGATCAGGCCGGTGCATCACTAAAAGAAATTGTAGAAATATCTCAGAATGTGACGCAAATGGTTACAGAGATTGCTGTCGCAAACGAAGAGCAATCGAGTACTAGCGAGGAAATTAGCAAGAACATGGAAGCCATTGCCAACGTTACTCAAGAAACATCATCGGGCATTCATCAGATTGCACGTGCTGCAGACGATCTGCAACATCTTACGGAAATTCTGCAGCGATGTGTTGGTCACTTTGAATCAAGGACTAACGAGTCGATTAAGGGCGAATTCAACAGTCAAAAATTACTGAGTAAAAAATCAGCAGGCAAACTAATGTCGGAGGATGTGCTTTATAGCGTTGATGCGAAAACAAGAGAATTTACATATTTGAGCCCTAGCTTTGAAAAACTTCTTGGATACACAATGGAAGATATTCAAAAAATGGGAGGACGACAGGTATTTCTTTCTAATGTAATCGAGAATAACCAGTTCAACGCACAGCAGGATACATTTGACAGTTTCAAAACGCAGAAGAAACGTGCGGCGCCAGTTTGGGTGGCATGGTGGCGTTGCAAAGATGGGCGTAGCGTTTGCTTGGAGGATCGTTCAAATCCAATTTATGAAAATGGAGTTCTTGTAGGTACGCAAGGAGTGCTTCGCGACATCACAAAAAGGAAGTTGACCGAGGAGGTAAGAGTGAGAAAACAGAAATACAATATTCTGGAGAAATTTTAA
- a CDS encoding beta-N-acetylhexosaminidase: protein MFPSQPSGLIPLPDFIKWGDSSFVLSANASIYVSPGTQEMRDIGQFLADKINVSTGFNIKVLTGKDISEKGNLFLTIGRDTLLGDEGYKLWVKADSVTLEAYQPAGLFRGVQTIRQLLPPSIESSTVQPCKWEMTVVSIRDYPRFEWRGAMLDVARHFFSVSDIKHFIDLIAYYKINRLHLHLTDDQGWRLMINSWPNLALIGGSTQVNGGSGGYYTQAEYAEIVAYAQKQYIITIPEIDMPGHTNAALASYPVLNENGVAPQLYEKTGVGFSTLSIYKDSTYTFIEDVIKELCTITPGQYIHIGGDEARATKKEDYIRFIERVQAIVLSHHKHMIGWEEISPSHLFPSTIVQHWVDDGAQKAVQQGIKIIMSPASKAYLDMKYNPSEVLGQDWAGCIEVKDAYMWDPASEVNSVTEKDVLGIEAPLWTETIRTMADIEYKVFPRLVGYAEIGWSQEAKRNWIDYKNRLAEHGSRLTMMGVNFYKSPQITW from the coding sequence ATGTTCCCTTCTCAGCCCAGCGGTTTAATCCCATTACCTGACTTCATCAAATGGGGAGATAGCTCGTTTGTATTGTCTGCAAATGCTTCCATCTACGTCTCTCCAGGGACACAAGAAATGCGGGACATTGGCCAATTTCTTGCTGACAAAATTAATGTTTCCACAGGGTTCAATATAAAGGTCTTGACAGGCAAAGATATCTCTGAGAAAGGAAATCTTTTTCTTACTATTGGTAGAGATACACTCTTAGGTGATGAGGGATATAAATTGTGGGTAAAGGCTGATAGTGTAACATTAGAAGCTTATCAGCCGGCAGGACTATTTCGTGGTGTGCAAACAATCAGACAGCTATTACCTCCTTCTATCGAAAGTTCAACAGTTCAACCATGCAAGTGGGAGATGACTGTTGTTTCAATCAGAGATTATCCTCGATTTGAATGGCGCGGTGCGATGTTAGATGTTGCAAGACATTTCTTCAGCGTAAGCGATATCAAACATTTCATTGATTTAATTGCCTACTATAAAATAAATCGCCTACATCTTCATTTAACAGACGATCAGGGATGGCGCCTGATGATTAACTCATGGCCAAATTTAGCTCTAATTGGAGGAAGTACGCAGGTAAATGGTGGATCTGGAGGATATTATACGCAAGCGGAGTATGCAGAGATTGTTGCGTATGCTCAAAAGCAGTACATCATTACAATTCCAGAAATTGACATGCCTGGGCATACCAATGCTGCACTTGCTTCGTATCCAGTATTGAACGAAAATGGCGTAGCGCCACAGCTCTATGAAAAAACCGGTGTTGGATTCAGTACTTTAAGTATATATAAAGATTCCACCTATACATTTATCGAAGATGTGATAAAGGAGCTTTGCACAATAACTCCTGGACAGTATATCCATATCGGAGGAGATGAAGCGAGAGCAACAAAAAAAGAAGACTACATTCGGTTTATTGAACGGGTGCAGGCGATCGTTCTGTCTCATCATAAACACATGATTGGATGGGAAGAAATATCGCCGTCTCATCTTTTCCCATCAACAATTGTTCAACATTGGGTAGATGACGGAGCGCAAAAAGCTGTTCAACAAGGAATAAAAATTATTATGTCTCCGGCATCAAAAGCATATCTTGATATGAAATATAATCCTTCCGAGGTTTTAGGTCAAGATTGGGCGGGATGTATAGAAGTGAAGGATGCTTATATGTGGGATCCTGCCTCAGAGGTGAATAGTGTAACTGAAAAAGATGTTCTCGGAATAGAAGCTCCTCTCTGGACAGAGACTATTCGGACTATGGCTGACATTGAATATAAGGTATTTCCGCGGCTTGTAGGTTATGCAGAGATTGGTTGGTCGCAGGAAGCTAAAAGAAATTGGATTGACTATAAAAACCGTCTTGCAGAGCACGGATCGCGATTGACAATGATGGGAGTCAATTTCTATAAGTCACCACAAATAACATGGTAA
- a CDS encoding DUF4954 family protein produces the protein MGYRILSEIEISQLKSQGCSSEDWNHVHVKDPFTANNFRNVTFSGNIELGVFQNKVVIASGIERDCGIQNCFIHNCSIGDNVFLSNVASLVNYVISDNVIIENVASLKVHGQSSFGNGIEIDVLNEAGGRSLKIFDRLSAQMAYMIVFYRHHPNLIDKLNKMIDEYVATKTSSRGMIERNVHISNTTTISNVYIGAFSQIEGASCLEEGTIQSCREAPVFIGTGVFARKFIILSGSKIDQSAILEKCFVGQSVKVGKQYSAENSTFFCNSELFHGEGCSVFAGPYTVSHHKSSLLIAGFFSFYNAGSGTNQSNHMYKLGPVHQGILERGAKTGSFSYLLWPSRVGPFTNVIGKHYANFNTSELPFSVISEHEGRSVCVPAMNMFTVGTRRDSMKWPARDGRKDQIKLDLLHFNVWSPFLIGKILHGLEKLKELSQHAREGQDYINFNGISIQKLLVKTSSKYYEMAIKMFLGDCVLRKLNSLGSLSSFKEIQSALSQDVANELTHWLDINGLLAPEPVITNFINRIINGEIKDIQDFHRQLLDIHKNYDQEEWKWCAKLIEIRSNQPINNVTIETLKIIIDEWKTTALKFNNMILQDAMKEFNSDTKLSYGIDGDEMVRDADFVAVRDTYEHNSFVKSVREDSVQIEAKAKSALEFLKGLI, from the coding sequence ATGGGTTATAGAATATTGTCCGAGATTGAAATTTCACAGCTCAAATCTCAAGGGTGTTCTTCTGAAGATTGGAATCACGTTCATGTGAAAGATCCTTTTACTGCCAATAATTTCAGAAATGTTACCTTTAGCGGTAATATAGAACTTGGAGTATTTCAAAATAAAGTTGTGATTGCCAGTGGAATTGAACGTGATTGTGGCATACAAAATTGCTTTATTCACAATTGTTCCATTGGAGATAACGTTTTTCTTTCGAACGTTGCATCACTGGTGAATTATGTTATTAGCGATAATGTGATTATTGAAAATGTTGCTTCATTGAAAGTCCATGGACAAAGTTCGTTTGGCAATGGAATCGAAATTGATGTCTTGAATGAAGCGGGTGGACGTTCCTTAAAAATCTTTGATCGGTTGTCAGCACAAATGGCGTATATGATAGTTTTTTATCGCCATCATCCCAACTTGATTGACAAGCTTAATAAAATGATAGATGAGTATGTCGCTACTAAGACTTCAAGCCGGGGTATGATAGAGCGGAATGTTCACATCTCCAATACAACAACAATATCAAATGTATATATTGGTGCTTTTTCACAAATTGAAGGTGCGAGTTGTTTAGAGGAAGGAACGATACAGAGCTGTCGCGAAGCACCTGTTTTTATAGGGACAGGAGTTTTTGCGAGGAAGTTTATAATATTGTCAGGTTCGAAAATAGACCAATCAGCAATTCTTGAAAAGTGTTTTGTCGGACAGAGTGTTAAAGTAGGAAAGCAGTATTCGGCGGAGAATTCCACATTCTTCTGTAACTCTGAATTATTCCACGGTGAGGGATGTTCGGTGTTCGCTGGTCCGTATACAGTCTCACACCACAAATCCTCTCTCTTAATTGCAGGTTTCTTTTCATTTTATAATGCAGGCAGTGGTACAAATCAAAGTAATCATATGTATAAGCTTGGGCCTGTCCATCAGGGTATCCTCGAACGTGGCGCCAAAACAGGTTCATTTAGTTATCTTTTGTGGCCAAGTCGTGTTGGGCCATTCACGAATGTGATTGGTAAGCATTATGCAAACTTCAATACATCGGAATTACCTTTTTCGGTTATTAGTGAACACGAAGGAAGAAGTGTCTGTGTACCTGCAATGAATATGTTCACTGTGGGTACGAGACGCGATAGTATGAAGTGGCCTGCCCGCGACGGACGAAAGGATCAAATCAAATTAGACTTGCTTCACTTCAATGTCTGGTCGCCTTTTCTCATTGGAAAAATTCTTCACGGGCTTGAAAAGCTCAAAGAGTTGTCTCAACACGCACGCGAAGGACAAGATTATATTAACTTCAATGGCATTTCCATCCAAAAGTTACTCGTCAAAACCTCCAGCAAGTACTATGAAATGGCGATCAAGATGTTTTTAGGTGATTGCGTATTGAGGAAATTAAATTCTCTTGGCAGTTTATCTTCTTTCAAAGAAATTCAATCTGCACTTTCTCAGGACGTAGCCAATGAATTAACTCATTGGCTCGATATCAACGGTCTATTAGCTCCCGAACCAGTAATCACAAATTTTATAAATAGGATTATTAATGGTGAGATCAAAGATATTCAGGATTTCCACAGACAGCTTTTGGATATCCATAAAAACTATGATCAAGAAGAATGGAAATGGTGTGCAAAACTGATCGAAATCCGATCAAATCAACCTATCAATAATGTTACAATAGAGACATTGAAAATTATTATAGATGAATGGAAAACTACTGCGTTAAAGTTCAACAATATGATTCTACAGGATGCTATGAAAGAGTTTAACTCTGATACAAAGTTGAGCTATGGAATCGATGGTGATGAAATGGTACGTGATGCCGATTTTGTGGCCGTTCGTGATACGTATGAACACAACAGCTTTGTTAAAAGTGTGAGAGAGGACTCTGTACAGATTGAAGCTAAAGCAAAAAGTGCGCTTGAGTTTCTTAAAGGATTGATATAA
- the nagB gene encoding glucosamine-6-phosphate deaminase, translated as MRIIIEPSSDAMSKWAAIYIINKINKFKPTQQKPFVLGLPTGSTPIGTYKQLVQFYKQGKVSFKNVVTFNMDEYIGLPVTHPESYYYFMHHHLFDHIDIPKKNVNILNGNAPDLEKECERYEEKIKASGGIKLFMGGIGPDGHIAFNEPGSSLNSRTRVKTLTYDTIKANSRFFDNDINKVPKTALTVGVGTVMDSEEVMILISGYGKAHALKHCVEKGVNHFWTVSMLQLHKHGIIVCDDDSTMELKVSTVKYFKDIEREHLKLELE; from the coding sequence ATGAGGATTATTATAGAACCCAGTTCAGATGCAATGAGCAAATGGGCGGCAATATATATCATAAACAAGATCAATAAGTTTAAGCCGACCCAGCAAAAACCGTTCGTATTAGGATTACCGACTGGCAGTACACCTATCGGTACATACAAGCAACTTGTACAATTTTACAAACAAGGAAAAGTCTCTTTCAAGAATGTTGTTACATTTAACATGGATGAATATATCGGTCTGCCCGTCACTCATCCGGAAAGCTATTACTACTTTATGCATCATCATCTCTTCGATCATATCGATATTCCCAAAAAGAACGTAAATATTTTAAATGGCAATGCACCCGACTTAGAAAAAGAATGTGAACGATATGAAGAAAAAATCAAAGCATCAGGTGGAATTAAACTCTTTATGGGTGGTATCGGACCGGATGGCCATATTGCTTTCAACGAACCCGGATCATCTCTGAATTCGCGTACGCGCGTGAAGACGTTGACGTATGATACGATTAAAGCCAACTCCCGTTTTTTCGACAACGATATCAACAAGGTTCCTAAGACAGCATTAACAGTAGGAGTAGGAACTGTTATGGATTCCGAAGAGGTTATGATCCTCATTAGTGGTTATGGAAAAGCGCACGCATTAAAACATTGTGTTGAAAAGGGCGTGAATCACTTCTGGACAGTCTCTATGCTTCAATTGCATAAACACGGAATTATCGTTTGTGATGATGATTCGACCATGGAATTGAAAGTAAGTACTGTGAAATATTTCAAGGACATCGAACGAGAGCACCTAAAATTAGAACTAGAATAA